The following coding sequences are from one Granulicella sp. L56 window:
- the tgt gene encoding tRNA guanosine(34) transglycosylase Tgt, whose product MGLEFQVDGADAGGGRSGRLVLPHGVVETPVFMPVGTAASVKAVEQGVLEEIGADSVGAQIILANTYHLYLRPGHELIAHMGGVHKFMSWERPMLTDSGGFQVFSLSSLRKVTPDGVEFRSHLDGSKHFFSPEHSMDVQIALGADVMMVFDECVEHPATYERTRDSMGLTHAWAQRSKDHFEANKERVPWFEERGGKTQSLFGIVQGGMYADLRKESAERLVEMELPGYAIGGLAVGEPREVTREMIARTLEWLPKDKPRYVMGVGYPDEIEEYARMGVDMMDCVLPTRAGRHGLVFMREEPGGPVVRMNIKRKEYAEDARPIDESCGCMVCRRYSRAYLRHLYVSGEALSATLNSVHNLAFYLDTMARVRGDLAKKT is encoded by the coding sequence ATGGGTCTTGAATTTCAGGTTGATGGGGCGGATGCTGGTGGGGGACGGAGCGGGCGGCTGGTGCTGCCGCATGGAGTGGTGGAGACTCCGGTATTTATGCCGGTGGGAACGGCGGCGAGCGTAAAGGCGGTCGAGCAGGGTGTGCTGGAGGAGATCGGCGCGGATAGCGTGGGTGCGCAGATTATTCTGGCGAATACCTATCATCTTTATCTGCGGCCGGGGCATGAGTTGATTGCGCACATGGGCGGCGTGCATAAGTTTATGAGCTGGGAGCGGCCCATGCTGACGGATTCGGGCGGCTTTCAGGTCTTCAGTTTGAGCAGTCTGCGCAAGGTGACGCCGGATGGCGTGGAGTTTCGGTCGCATCTGGATGGGAGCAAGCATTTTTTCTCTCCGGAGCACTCGATGGATGTGCAGATTGCGCTGGGCGCGGATGTGATGATGGTCTTCGACGAGTGCGTGGAACATCCGGCGACGTATGAGCGGACGCGGGATTCGATGGGGCTGACGCATGCGTGGGCGCAGCGCTCGAAGGACCACTTTGAGGCGAACAAGGAACGCGTGCCCTGGTTTGAGGAGCGCGGAGGAAAGACACAGAGTTTGTTTGGTATTGTGCAGGGTGGCATGTATGCGGATCTGCGCAAGGAGAGCGCGGAGCGGCTGGTGGAGATGGAGCTGCCGGGTTATGCGATTGGGGGGCTGGCGGTGGGCGAGCCGCGCGAGGTGACGCGGGAGATGATTGCGCGCACGCTGGAGTGGCTGCCCAAGGATAAGCCGCGTTATGTGATGGGTGTGGGTTATCCCGACGAGATTGAAGAGTATGCGCGGATGGGCGTGGACATGATGGACTGCGTGCTGCCGACGCGGGCGGGACGGCATGGGCTGGTGTTCATGCGTGAAGAGCCCGGTGGGCCGGTGGTTCGCATGAACATCAAACGTAAGGAGTATGCGGAGGATGCGCGGCCGATTGATGAATCGTGCGGTTGCATGGTCTGCCGGAGATATTCACGGGCTTATCTGCGGCATCTGTATGTGTCGGGTGAGGCTTTGAGCGCTACGTTGAACTCAGTGCATAATCTGGCGTTTTATCTGGACACCATGGCTCGGGTGCGGGGCGATCTGGCTAAAAAAACTTAA
- a CDS encoding thioredoxin family protein has product MTTLTETKPLVHWFEQSQAAEAIAASRESGKPLFIDFFAINCKGCEKLEATTYLDTRVAAALNDRFIPVMYNGWQPDENFERLNGNAMYAFSPLLVTRAPDGTELRRTTGYLPPEDMLLELELCLSFHALHQRDWESAFETLDAAVQKYVNAKNLPEALWWRGVAAYRRSGKSLMAIAEAWAPLVREYPGTVWADRADVLGVYCEC; this is encoded by the coding sequence ATGACAACACTTACTGAAACAAAACCGCTCGTCCACTGGTTCGAACAATCCCAGGCCGCAGAGGCGATCGCCGCATCGAGGGAATCGGGGAAGCCTTTGTTTATCGACTTCTTTGCCATCAACTGCAAGGGGTGCGAGAAGCTGGAAGCCACAACGTATCTGGATACTCGAGTGGCTGCGGCCCTTAATGATCGCTTTATTCCTGTGATGTACAACGGCTGGCAACCCGATGAAAATTTCGAGAGACTGAATGGCAATGCAATGTATGCCTTCTCGCCTCTTCTTGTAACCCGCGCACCGGATGGGACGGAGTTGAGGCGTACGACGGGGTATCTTCCTCCTGAGGACATGCTGCTGGAACTGGAACTCTGCTTGAGCTTCCATGCACTTCATCAGCGCGATTGGGAGAGTGCGTTCGAGACGCTCGACGCAGCGGTTCAGAAGTATGTGAACGCCAAGAATCTTCCAGAGGCGCTTTGGTGGCGGGGCGTTGCCGCGTACCGGAGATCGGGAAAGAGCCTGATGGCAATTGCCGAAGCGTGGGCTCCGCTTGTTCGTGAATATCCGGGAACCGTCTGGGCGGATCGCGCTGACGTGCTTGGTGTTTATTGTGAGTGCTGA
- a CDS encoding LysR family transcriptional regulator, which translates to MNSLNLSREDFELAVAIHQHGTVTQAAEHLHLSQSALSHHLRGLEDRLGEPLFQRFPRKMVPTPIGEELVAIGRQIALSFRDAEHRILAIAHSGPRTLRMATECYTSYYWLPSLIEEQRKEGSHAEIQIVMEATPRVREALKEGEIDVAILNSPVEDDSLTLWPLFRDEVLLIVPANHPLAHAKQVEPELLASETLLLHTSPGSRNAIMDDFFTPAKIGPKSIQYIPFTDAILQMVGAGLGVAPFARWLIEPYLHTHNLCGLRLGRSGIHRDWRLAARQSHPREQEFGRLAKALRTSLRLQMQPHPPRGANSHPVKLKRKTRK; encoded by the coding sequence ATGAATTCACTCAATCTCTCCCGCGAAGATTTTGAATTGGCAGTAGCCATCCATCAGCATGGCACCGTCACCCAGGCGGCGGAGCATCTCCATCTCTCGCAGTCCGCCCTCAGCCACCACCTGCGCGGGCTTGAGGATCGCCTCGGCGAGCCGCTCTTCCAGCGCTTCCCGCGAAAGATGGTGCCCACCCCTATCGGCGAAGAGCTCGTCGCCATCGGCCGGCAGATCGCTCTCAGCTTCCGCGACGCCGAGCACCGCATCCTTGCCATCGCCCACTCTGGCCCGCGAACACTCCGCATGGCCACCGAATGCTACACCAGCTATTACTGGCTGCCGTCGCTCATCGAGGAGCAGAGAAAAGAAGGCAGCCACGCTGAAATCCAGATTGTCATGGAGGCTACTCCTCGCGTGAGAGAGGCACTCAAAGAAGGAGAGATCGACGTAGCCATACTGAACTCCCCCGTCGAAGATGATTCTCTGACGCTCTGGCCACTGTTCCGCGATGAAGTTCTCCTCATCGTTCCGGCGAATCATCCTCTCGCTCATGCAAAGCAGGTGGAACCCGAGCTATTGGCAAGCGAAACTCTTCTCCTGCACACGTCGCCCGGTTCGCGCAACGCAATCATGGATGACTTCTTCACGCCCGCAAAGATCGGGCCCAAATCAATCCAGTACATTCCCTTTACCGACGCCATCCTTCAAATGGTAGGTGCCGGCCTGGGCGTCGCACCCTTCGCACGCTGGCTGATCGAGCCTTACCTTCACACACACAATCTATGTGGCTTGCGACTTGGCCGCAGCGGCATACACCGGGACTGGCGGCTCGCAGCAAGACAGTCCCATCCCCGCGAACAAGAGTTTGGCCGCCTGGCAAAGGCGCTACGCACCAGCCTCCGCCTACAGATGCAGCCGCACCCACCGCGTGGAGCCAACAGTCACCCTGTCAAGCTGAAACGCAAGACCCGCAAATAG
- a CDS encoding GH92 family glycosyl hydrolase, with protein sequence MRSVCVGFLTIALVALPAWGRAAAQSSGYDSVDPLIGTGADGHTFPGATVPFGMVQLSPDTQINNFKHSYKWAAGYRYEDSSILGFSETHFSGAGHSDLGDFLIQPIAGEVRLEPGDVDKPLSGYRSRFSHTTEKAAPGYYAVTLSDYGVRAELTATARVGVHRYTFPADREAHLLLDMRSSIYNYPGKVLWSRVRLRKDGTVTGMRETRGWAPGRQLYFAMRFSRPVTGHALVDREPLPVEYKGFKTPGDTPENTQSIEGRGLIATFDFGKLSGPLVVKVAISPVSEDGAIANLDAEVPGFDFDAVHATARAAWEKALSVVSFEAEPAMRKNLYTALYHALLAPSLSMDVDGSYRGPDNQVHRAQGFQFVSSLSLWDTYRAEQPLMTLIEPQARTSDLVRSMLASQQESPFGMLPVWQFQGIETWCMIGYHAVPEIADAYMKGIGGFDANKALDAMVATATYAPYGHLGEYMKLGYVPVDGGAPGSHGEATSQTMEYAFDDWTIARMARKLGRNDVAERFEKRAENWKNVFDPKVGFVRPRLADGSYREPFDPARAGADSGFTEGNAWQYSWYEPQDEAGMIRLLGGDQKLVAKLDAMFDAKVDPKQYADVEDMAGLIGQYVHGNEPSHHLAYLYDYAGEPWRTQERLGQIVESQYRPAPDGLVGNDDLGQMSAWLLFTGMGFYPVAPASNEYVIGRPFVERATINLPNGKKFEVVAEGLSASHPYVESVSLNGKPLTRSFLRQEEIVRGGELRFVMGSTPNKTWATSVAARPFSMPEAH encoded by the coding sequence GTGCGTTCTGTTTGTGTCGGCTTTTTGACGATTGCGTTAGTTGCGTTGCCTGCGTGGGGACGTGCTGCGGCGCAGTCGAGCGGCTATGATTCGGTCGATCCGTTGATTGGCACTGGGGCCGATGGACATACCTTTCCGGGGGCGACGGTGCCGTTTGGCATGGTGCAGCTTAGCCCGGATACGCAGATCAACAATTTCAAACACAGCTATAAGTGGGCTGCCGGGTATCGCTACGAGGACTCGAGCATCCTTGGCTTTTCGGAGACGCACTTTTCAGGGGCGGGGCACTCGGACCTTGGCGACTTTCTGATTCAGCCAATTGCGGGAGAGGTTCGGCTGGAGCCGGGCGATGTAGACAAACCGCTCTCGGGCTATCGGTCGCGGTTTAGCCATACGACCGAGAAGGCTGCGCCGGGGTACTATGCGGTGACGCTGAGCGACTACGGCGTTCGTGCAGAGTTGACGGCGACGGCGCGGGTGGGCGTGCATCGCTACACGTTTCCGGCGGACCGGGAGGCGCACCTGCTGCTGGATATGCGGTCGTCGATCTATAACTATCCCGGCAAGGTGCTGTGGTCGCGGGTCCGCCTTCGCAAGGACGGCACGGTGACGGGGATGCGCGAGACGCGGGGGTGGGCTCCGGGGCGGCAGCTTTATTTTGCGATGCGGTTTTCGCGGCCTGTGACTGGGCACGCACTGGTGGACCGTGAGCCCCTGCCGGTGGAGTACAAGGGCTTCAAGACACCAGGGGATACGCCGGAGAATACGCAGTCGATAGAGGGCCGCGGGCTGATCGCCACGTTCGACTTTGGCAAGCTGAGCGGGCCGCTGGTGGTGAAGGTTGCGATCTCGCCGGTGAGCGAAGACGGCGCGATTGCGAATCTCGACGCAGAGGTTCCGGGCTTCGACTTCGACGCTGTTCATGCGACGGCGCGGGCGGCGTGGGAGAAGGCGCTAAGCGTGGTGAGCTTCGAGGCCGAGCCGGCGATGCGGAAGAATCTTTATACGGCGCTCTATCATGCTCTGCTGGCTCCGAGCCTGTCGATGGATGTGGACGGGAGCTATCGCGGGCCGGACAACCAGGTGCATCGGGCGCAGGGGTTTCAGTTTGTCTCGAGCCTGTCGTTGTGGGACACCTATCGCGCGGAGCAGCCGTTGATGACACTGATTGAGCCGCAGGCGCGCACCAGCGATCTGGTGCGGTCGATGCTGGCTTCGCAGCAGGAGAGTCCGTTCGGGATGCTGCCGGTGTGGCAGTTTCAGGGGATCGAGACGTGGTGCATGATTGGCTATCATGCGGTGCCGGAGATTGCGGATGCGTATATGAAGGGCATCGGCGGCTTCGACGCGAACAAGGCGCTGGACGCGATGGTGGCTACGGCGACGTATGCACCGTATGGGCATCTGGGCGAGTACATGAAGCTGGGCTATGTGCCGGTGGATGGTGGTGCTCCCGGCTCGCATGGAGAGGCAACTTCGCAGACGATGGAATATGCGTTCGACGACTGGACGATTGCGCGGATGGCGCGGAAGCTGGGGCGGAACGATGTCGCCGAGCGGTTCGAGAAGCGTGCGGAGAACTGGAAGAATGTCTTCGATCCCAAGGTCGGATTTGTTCGTCCGCGGCTGGCGGATGGAAGTTATCGCGAGCCGTTCGACCCGGCGCGAGCGGGCGCGGACAGCGGCTTTACCGAGGGCAATGCGTGGCAGTACTCGTGGTACGAGCCGCAGGACGAGGCGGGGATGATTCGGTTGCTGGGCGGCGACCAGAAGCTGGTGGCGAAGCTCGACGCGATGTTCGACGCGAAGGTCGATCCGAAGCAGTATGCGGATGTGGAGGACATGGCGGGGTTGATTGGGCAGTATGTCCACGGCAATGAGCCGAGCCATCATCTCGCGTATCTTTACGACTACGCGGGCGAGCCGTGGCGGACGCAGGAGCGGCTGGGCCAGATTGTGGAGAGCCAGTACCGGCCTGCTCCCGATGGGCTGGTGGGCAACGACGATCTGGGGCAGATGTCGGCGTGGCTGCTCTTTACCGGGATGGGGTTCTATCCGGTGGCTCCGGCGTCGAATGAGTATGTGATCGGGCGGCCGTTTGTGGAGCGGGCCACGATCAATCTGCCGAACGGAAAGAAGTTCGAGGTGGTGGCGGAGGGGTTGAGTGCGAGCCATCCTTATGTGGAGAGCGTGAGTTTGAACGGCAAGCCGCTGACGCGCAGTTTTCTGCGGCAGGAGGAGATCGTTCGTGGAGGCGAGCTGCGGTTTGTGATGGGCAGCACGCCGAATAAGACGTGGGCGACCTCGGTGGCGGCGCGGCCTTTTTCGATGCCGGAAGCTCATTGA
- a CDS encoding Gfo/Idh/MocA family protein, with product MAGTSPLRVAVVGAGAFGRNHLRVYRELQDAGHEVQLVAVVDQNAAVAAEAATKFGVPAFDSVAACLSSGCRLDAASVCVPTVHHATAAEPLLAAGVDLLVEKPLAANLADADRILELARMHGRIVQAGHLERFNPAVTAARRHLHRPMFFEAHRLSIFTPRSLDVDVVLDLMIHDLDIVLSLVASPVREVRAVGLPVLSNKVDIANVRLEFENGCVANFTASRVSTERVRKLRFFQPHQYLSLDFARQDLLLIDVAAAAGMDPAQLAALAQAAGQHPSAGLSLSKVAVEQGEPLRLEIESFLAAVRERSVPVVSGEDGRAALALALEINRAIAEHAVRTGL from the coding sequence GTGGCGGGTACGAGTCCACTGCGTGTCGCTGTCGTCGGGGCGGGAGCCTTCGGGCGCAACCATCTCCGCGTCTACCGCGAGCTTCAGGATGCAGGCCACGAGGTTCAGCTTGTTGCCGTTGTCGATCAGAATGCTGCGGTTGCGGCTGAGGCTGCGACTAAATTTGGCGTGCCTGCGTTTGACAGCGTTGCTGCCTGCCTGAGTTCGGGGTGCAGGCTCGATGCTGCTTCGGTCTGCGTGCCTACGGTGCATCATGCCACGGCGGCGGAGCCTTTGCTGGCTGCGGGCGTCGATCTGCTGGTGGAAAAGCCGCTGGCCGCGAACCTCGCCGATGCTGACAGAATTCTGGAGTTGGCGCGGATGCATGGCCGCATCGTGCAGGCTGGGCATCTGGAGCGGTTCAATCCTGCGGTGACCGCGGCGCGACGGCATCTGCACCGGCCTATGTTCTTTGAGGCGCACCGCCTGAGCATCTTTACGCCGCGGTCGCTCGATGTGGATGTTGTGCTCGACCTGATGATCCACGATCTGGATATCGTGCTGAGCCTGGTGGCTTCGCCGGTGCGCGAGGTGCGTGCGGTGGGTTTGCCGGTGTTATCGAACAAGGTGGATATCGCCAATGTTCGACTGGAGTTCGAGAACGGCTGTGTCGCTAACTTTACCGCCAGCCGCGTGAGCACGGAGCGGGTGCGGAAGCTGCGCTTCTTTCAGCCGCATCAGTATCTCTCGCTCGACTTTGCGCGGCAGGATTTGTTGCTGATCGATGTCGCCGCTGCGGCTGGCATGGACCCGGCTCAGCTTGCGGCTTTGGCGCAGGCTGCGGGGCAGCATCCTTCGGCGGGCCTCTCGCTGAGCAAGGTCGCGGTGGAGCAGGGCGAGCCGCTGCGGTTGGAGATTGAGTCGTTTCTGGCGGCGGTGCGGGAGCGTTCGGTTCCGGTGGTCTCGGGCGAGGATGGGCGCGCTGCGCTGGCGTTGGCGCTGGAGATCAATCGGGCGATTGCGGAACATGCCGTGCGGACCGGACTTTAG
- the alr gene encoding alanine racemase, translating to MKSWVEISEERLLANYAALARVAGDDVAVMAVIKADAYGHGAKVCAPVLANAGVEWLGVTDAEEGVAVRASLAGVAAEQQPKILVMSGLLEEDAEAVVHHGLTPVVWTWQQMEWLAEAVARQGAEPLALHLEIDTGMARQGVAPGDELLELLTWLAAQPSLRLDGVMTHFASAEVADSPLTLKQRERFEQAMAEVAASGLRPVWVHAGNSSTVDNSAVSENDRGSLVWLREVASSAGGGAMVRTGIALYGYCLPVEGGEAMVEPELRPVMAWKTRVIGVREVEAGDTVGYNAVFTAQRPMRLALLPVGYADGLRRELSGSDAATGGWVMIGGQRAMIVGRVSMNLTMVDVTEISGVSVGDEVVLLGDGMTADDHARLAHTIAYEIVCGMRAASRLVKRDKGEIQGSLHSAALRSR from the coding sequence GTGAAGAGTTGGGTGGAGATCTCCGAAGAGCGGTTGCTTGCAAATTACGCCGCGCTTGCCAGGGTTGCTGGCGACGACGTGGCGGTGATGGCGGTCATCAAGGCCGATGCTTATGGCCATGGGGCGAAGGTGTGCGCTCCGGTGTTGGCCAATGCCGGAGTGGAGTGGCTTGGAGTTACGGATGCCGAAGAGGGCGTGGCCGTTCGTGCATCGCTGGCTGGAGTTGCGGCAGAGCAGCAGCCGAAGATTCTGGTGATGTCGGGGCTGCTCGAAGAGGATGCCGAGGCTGTTGTGCACCACGGGCTGACTCCGGTGGTGTGGACGTGGCAGCAGATGGAGTGGCTCGCTGAGGCGGTTGCGCGGCAGGGTGCGGAGCCGCTGGCGTTGCATCTGGAGATTGATACAGGAATGGCGCGGCAGGGTGTTGCGCCGGGTGACGAGCTGCTCGAGTTGCTGACTTGGCTGGCTGCGCAGCCGAGCCTGAGGCTGGATGGCGTGATGACGCACTTCGCCTCGGCGGAGGTTGCGGACTCGCCGCTGACGCTCAAGCAGCGGGAACGGTTTGAGCAGGCGATGGCAGAGGTTGCTGCGTCTGGGCTGCGTCCGGTTTGGGTTCATGCGGGTAACTCTTCAACGGTCGATAACAGCGCGGTGAGCGAGAATGATCGCGGCTCGCTGGTGTGGCTGCGTGAAGTTGCTTCAAGTGCTGGTGGGGGGGCGATGGTTCGAACCGGCATTGCGCTTTATGGATATTGCCTGCCGGTTGAAGGCGGTGAGGCGATGGTCGAGCCTGAGCTTCGGCCGGTAATGGCGTGGAAGACGCGCGTGATCGGCGTGCGCGAGGTCGAGGCTGGCGACACGGTGGGCTATAACGCGGTCTTTACAGCGCAGAGGCCGATGCGGCTGGCGCTGTTGCCGGTTGGATATGCAGATGGATTGCGGCGCGAACTCTCGGGATCGGATGCTGCGACGGGCGGCTGGGTGATGATTGGCGGGCAGCGGGCGATGATCGTTGGTCGGGTCTCGATGAATCTTACGATGGTCGATGTGACGGAGATCTCCGGCGTGAGCGTAGGCGATGAGGTGGTGCTGCTGGGAGATGGCATGACGGCGGACGATCATGCTCGGCTGGCGCATACGATTGCGTATGAGATTGTGTGCGGTATGAGGGCGGCGTCGCGGTTGGTAAAGAGAGACAAAGGCGAAATACAGGGGTCTCTCCACTCCGCTGCGCTCCGGTCGAGATGA
- a CDS encoding YafY family protein — MRRADRLFRIVQFLRLGRLLTAQKLAEKLQVSQRTIYRDIQDLQLSGMPIEGEAGVGYTLRRDHDLPPLMFTRSELTALVLGMRLVKAWGGAENVVAANQALQRIEAVLPAELRNDLDSILLFAPGGFHMAQHLRERIDTLHAACIAKRAIEFGYAREDGERSNRAVRPLALAFWSGVWTLASWCELRNDFRAFRIDRMEDVLVLERTFVLRKGQTLDDFIRAATPKDERLPGRQGLVTGAN, encoded by the coding sequence ATGCGACGTGCTGACAGACTCTTCCGCATCGTGCAGTTTCTGCGCCTCGGCCGTTTGCTTACGGCGCAGAAGCTGGCCGAGAAGCTGCAGGTCTCGCAGCGCACCATCTATCGCGATATTCAGGACCTTCAGCTTTCGGGGATGCCGATTGAGGGTGAAGCCGGGGTTGGCTATACGCTGCGGCGTGACCATGACCTGCCTCCGCTGATGTTTACGCGCAGCGAGCTGACGGCGCTGGTGCTGGGCATGCGGCTGGTGAAGGCGTGGGGTGGGGCGGAGAATGTTGTTGCGGCTAATCAAGCGCTGCAACGGATTGAGGCTGTGCTGCCAGCAGAGTTGCGAAATGATCTCGACTCCATTTTGTTGTTTGCACCGGGTGGATTTCATATGGCGCAGCATCTGCGCGAACGGATCGACACCTTGCATGCGGCCTGCATTGCAAAACGCGCCATCGAGTTTGGCTATGCGCGCGAAGACGGCGAGCGCAGCAACCGCGCGGTGCGTCCGCTGGCGCTTGCGTTCTGGAGCGGTGTGTGGACGCTGGCCTCGTGGTGCGAGCTGCGCAACGACTTCCGTGCCTTTCGCATCGACCGCATGGAGGACGTGCTGGTGCTGGAGCGCACCTTCGTCCTGCGCAAAGGGCAGACGCTTGATGATTTTATCCGCGCAGCGACGCCGAAGGATGAGCGGCTGCCGGGTCGTCAAGGGTTGGTGACGGGCGCCAATTAG
- a CDS encoding VOC family protein has protein sequence MSNTTTVRQNAINWFEIPCADLDRATTFYETLLGEKMRRENMGVPMSLFPVDQSGTGGTLVKRVFHKPGATGPMVYLNCDGDLDAVLARVPSAGGLVLMPKTEVPGGYGHFACLRDTEGNHVGLHSH, from the coding sequence ATGAGCAACACGACGACAGTTCGCCAGAATGCAATCAACTGGTTCGAGATCCCTTGCGCAGATCTGGACCGTGCCACGACCTTTTACGAGACTTTGCTGGGAGAGAAGATGCGGCGCGAAAACATGGGTGTTCCCATGTCTCTCTTCCCCGTCGATCAATCAGGAACCGGCGGAACGCTGGTGAAGCGGGTGTTCCACAAACCGGGCGCGACCGGGCCGATGGTCTACCTGAACTGCGACGGCGATCTGGATGCCGTGCTCGCACGCGTACCCAGCGCGGGTGGTCTTGTGCTGATGCCCAAGACCGAGGTTCCCGGCGGATACGGCCACTTTGCCTGCCTTCGCGATACCGAAGGCAATCACGTCGGTCTGCACTCGCACTAG